One Tachypleus tridentatus isolate NWPU-2018 chromosome 3, ASM421037v1, whole genome shotgun sequence DNA window includes the following coding sequences:
- the LOC143247518 gene encoding lithocholate 6-beta-hydroxylase-like isoform X1, with product MFLLVVTVLVLLAITWFRWRQKKLSFFEDLGIPGPKPNFFFGNLREFQTKGAIKCHEEWIKKYGKICGFYFGRLPVIIVADLDVLRQIQIKDFQKITGRPMLIPGGAQPLKEFKSHLIYIRGKHWKEVRSLLTPTFSSSKMKQFRAPYHRKDIEMTEYDQRTEKGY from the exons ATGTTTTTACTGGTCGTTACAGTTCTGGTGTTACTAGCAATAACGTGGTTCAG GTGGCGACAGAAGAAGTTGTCTTTCTTTGAAGACCTTGGCATTCCAGGACCAAAACCAAACTTTTTCTTTGGAAACTTGAGAGAATTTCAAACCAAG GGTGCTATTAAATGTCATGAAGAATGGATAAAAAAGTATGGGAAGATTTGTGG ATTCTACTTCGGACGATTACCTGTAATTATTGTAGCGGATTTGGACGTTTTGCGACAAATTCAAATTAAGGATTTTCAAAAGATTACGGGCCGACCG ATGCTAATCCCTGGAGGTGCGCAGCCATTGAAAGAGTTTAAATCACACCTGATTTATATTCGTGGAAAACACTGGAAGGAAGTTCGTAGTCTTCTCACTCCAACATTCAGTTCCAGTAAGATGAAACAG TTTCGGGCTCCTTACCATAGAAAGGACATTGAAATGACGGAATATGATCAGAGGACAGAGAAAGGATACTAG
- the LOC143247518 gene encoding lithocholate 6-beta-hydroxylase-like isoform X3: protein MFLLVVTVLVLLAITWFRWRQKKLSFFEDLGIPGPKPNFFFGNLREFQTKGAIKCHEEWIKKYGKICGFYFGRLPVIIVADLDVLRQIQIKDFQKITGRPMLIPGGAQPLKEFKSHLIYIRGKHWKEVRSLLTPTFSSSKMKQVSIVFILQLKHCFNVV, encoded by the exons ATGTTTTTACTGGTCGTTACAGTTCTGGTGTTACTAGCAATAACGTGGTTCAG GTGGCGACAGAAGAAGTTGTCTTTCTTTGAAGACCTTGGCATTCCAGGACCAAAACCAAACTTTTTCTTTGGAAACTTGAGAGAATTTCAAACCAAG GGTGCTATTAAATGTCATGAAGAATGGATAAAAAAGTATGGGAAGATTTGTGG ATTCTACTTCGGACGATTACCTGTAATTATTGTAGCGGATTTGGACGTTTTGCGACAAATTCAAATTAAGGATTTTCAAAAGATTACGGGCCGACCG ATGCTAATCCCTGGAGGTGCGCAGCCATTGAAAGAGTTTAAATCACACCTGATTTATATTCGTGGAAAACACTGGAAGGAAGTTCGTAGTCTTCTCACTCCAACATTCAGTTCCAGTAAGATGAAACAGGTAAGTATTGTATTTATTCTACAACTTAAACATTGTTTCAATGTAGTCTGA
- the LOC143247518 gene encoding thromboxane-A synthase-like isoform X4, translated as MFLLVVTVLVLLAITWFRWRQKKLSFFEDLGIPGPKPNFFFGNLREFQTKGAIKCHEEWIKKYGKICGFYFGRLPVIIVADLDVLRQIQIKDFQKITGRPMLIPGGAQPLKEFKSHLIYIRGKHWKEVRSLLTPTFSSSKMKQVTPIMQKAVDI; from the exons ATGTTTTTACTGGTCGTTACAGTTCTGGTGTTACTAGCAATAACGTGGTTCAG GTGGCGACAGAAGAAGTTGTCTTTCTTTGAAGACCTTGGCATTCCAGGACCAAAACCAAACTTTTTCTTTGGAAACTTGAGAGAATTTCAAACCAAG GGTGCTATTAAATGTCATGAAGAATGGATAAAAAAGTATGGGAAGATTTGTGG ATTCTACTTCGGACGATTACCTGTAATTATTGTAGCGGATTTGGACGTTTTGCGACAAATTCAAATTAAGGATTTTCAAAAGATTACGGGCCGACCG ATGCTAATCCCTGGAGGTGCGCAGCCATTGAAAGAGTTTAAATCACACCTGATTTATATTCGTGGAAAACACTGGAAGGAAGTTCGTAGTCTTCTCACTCCAACATTCAGTTCCAGTAAGATGAAACAG
- the LOC143247518 gene encoding lithocholate 6-beta-hydroxylase-like isoform X2, with the protein MMLLVVTVLMLLVVTWFRWRQKKLSFFEDLGIPGPKPNFFFGNLREFQTKGAIKCHEEWIKKYGKICGFYFGRLPVIIVADLDVLRQIQIKDFQKITGRPMLIPGGAQPLKEFKSHLIYIRGKHWKEVRSLLTPTFSSSKMKQFRAPYHRKDIEMTEYDQRTEKGY; encoded by the exons ATGATGTTGTTGGTCGTTACTGTTCTAATGTTATTGGTGGTGACGTGGTTCAG GTGGCGACAGAAGAAGTTGTCTTTCTTTGAAGACCTTGGCATTCCAGGACCAAAACCAAACTTTTTCTTTGGAAACTTGAGAGAATTTCAAACCAAG GGTGCTATTAAATGTCATGAAGAATGGATAAAAAAGTATGGGAAGATTTGTGG ATTCTACTTCGGACGATTACCTGTAATTATTGTAGCGGATTTGGACGTTTTGCGACAAATTCAAATTAAGGATTTTCAAAAGATTACGGGCCGACCG ATGCTAATCCCTGGAGGTGCGCAGCCATTGAAAGAGTTTAAATCACACCTGATTTATATTCGTGGAAAACACTGGAAGGAAGTTCGTAGTCTTCTCACTCCAACATTCAGTTCCAGTAAGATGAAACAG TTTCGGGCTCCTTACCATAGAAAGGACATTGAAATGACGGAATATGATCAGAGGACAGAGAAAGGATACTAG